The Sebastes umbrosus isolate fSebUmb1 chromosome 4, fSebUmb1.pri, whole genome shotgun sequence genomic sequence ATTATGAGGCAGTACAAAGTAGCTGGACGCAGTAGTGGCCTTTCCTTGCACATCAAGCAGCTTTTTGGCAAAGATACCCGATGGATGAGGGCATGGACTGTGGTTCGACACATATCCTTTGGATGgttcaaaataaacattaagcttttttccccccttaaaTACTCTATTTTTTCAGTtatattttcattgtgtttctcTATACCGTAAAGGTTTTGAAACAGGGTTTTGAACCTAGAATTCCTAGTTGCaacattttgtgtgttgttcttgcaCAGATGTAATGATATTTTTTCACGTTAcctaaaggagcagtgtgtagcatttagggggatcttttgagagaaattatatataatattaataagtatgttttttctttaatgctatttgatataatcttgaatttctacaaccgatgatgatttcaacagctgctccacagctgactgcCAGTGTCGATAGTCCGGCCTGATCTCCTCTGCGCCCTGGAGGTGGGGAATGAGATGGTGAGATAGTGTTGATGAGATACTGAGCGGAATTTGATTTGAGATTTGAGTTGGCTCatatcttttacatttgtacGGTGCGTATTgaatagttatggctcactTGCACAAATAATACTGCtggtttaaatgtttatgataaagtggatataagtatgaagtgaagttaaatgtgtgagagacatcattatatttataatgatgaCTCTCACATTTAATGTCTATAGTCTGGCTGCAATTCACCATCTGCGTCGCCAGTTTCCCCTGCCTCCATAATGGCGTACGCAtgggtcaaagtttccgtaaaggtgcgcacattctcccgtcaagtttgttttcATAGTTAACTGTTGCGTGGGAATTGGCGTACAAAAAAATTCAGGCTCTGTTTTGTGCATAtgcaacggttataaatgagactcCTGGATCATCAAGCACCAATCACATCAATTTAATGAAGAAAAAGGATGAAGACAAAACTGCTGTTTTCAGCCACAAAGCAACACATGTTAAACATGAGTCAAATATTACagtaaacattaataaaatcaGTGCATTGAACAAAGCAAGAACATTTGGCAGCAGGGACAACCTCTCAGTCTGTGTTGACAcattcctccatctctctctcttattgtgCTAAATAACTGCCACCGATATTCCTACTAGTGTCCTTCGCTAAAAGCCTAACTGGAAATCCATAAAAGGTCAAATCTtatagaaatagattttttttagtaCCTCCATTTGTTTGTATTACAGGTAATATTCTGGCAATCTACCTCTTGTTTTTAGATCAATGTGTCCATCTTTAGTTATTTTTCTTGCCATTTCTCAAATGTGATCATTTATTTATGATAAATACCAGTAATGACCACCTTACAAGGCTGATTTAGATGTTAACAATTGATAATCTATGGTATGTTAATAGGAATTCAGCTCTTTATGTTGAGTAAGTGGGTGGCCCTTAAAAGGGCCTTCAGTGTTGATAAAGCAACAGAGTGTGTTTATCCACCGAAGCCGTACAGAGTGCGTCCCTGTCTCTTCAGAGCATACACCACATCCATGGCGGTCACGGTCTTCCTCTTGGCGTGCTCGGTGTAGGTGACGGCATCACGGATCACATTCTCCAGGAACACCTTCAACACACCGCGGGTCTCCTCGTAGATCAGACCGGAGATACGCTTCACTCCACCACGGCGAGCCAGACGGCGGATAGCGGGCTTGGTGATTCCCTGGATGTTATCACGGAGAACTTTACGGTGACGCTTTGCGCCTCCTTTACCGAGTCCTTTTCCTCCTTTGCCTCTTCCACTCATCGTTGCTGATCAATGTCTTTCTACTCAACAGTAAACTCTGGTCTGCTGCTTCACAGCTATTTAAATCCTGTCTGAGGACGTGATAGAAGACAGAGGcggagctcttcttcttcttcttcttcttcttcatgaaGGTTGATGATTAAACTCTTTGGTGCATCAGCGCCACCTACTGAACAACAGCATGAATCAGGGACAGCATGTCTCCTGTCTTTCATGTCTCTGTACCGTATGAAGGACAATCATGATGTGATTCTTTAAGTAGACAAATCATCAGATATTGATATAGTATTTTGTCTGTTGTATTAGCTTTTCTGGGCCTTTGTTTTCTCAGCTCTTTCACTGtatttctttatctttatttatcatgtctgtgtgatttcaaattaaacaaaatacatgaaaacaaaaccGGTAAACCGACATTTTAATGACTCATATAATCCAGATTATTGACATCAGACTATTGTTGATGAAGTGACGCAGACAGAGAGATGTCTCTGTCCAGGGTGCTGaacctgagctgctgctgcatcctGACTGGGAGGTCCTTTGACCACAAGTCACAttgacaacaacaataaatgacATGTTGGcacatttatttctgttctgGATGTCCAGTGTTCAGGGAAGCTCTACTGTGGCTTCATGAGTTGCCCCACTTCAGATATCTGATAAAGTCTGGTTAAGTAAAGAAAACTGGTTCACATTTAATGGATCACAAGAGAGTCAAACAGTTGCTTTCAAAAGGACCGTTAACAGAGTGGCTTTTGTTATTACAGACTACAAATTAATTTCCAAACCAGGTTACATTGGGATGGAGAGTAATGAACTAGCAGacgaaagaagaagaaaaagctggggaaaatacaataaattaataataaataaaaaaaacatgaaagaaagCTTCAGGCGGAGCAGAAATAAATAGAGGTGAAATAAAGTACATAAGAGTTGAAATGTATCATTTCTTATGAGATTAGGATGTGAAATCaatgtttttacattaacatttacatttttacatgaaCATTAACTGCGTTCATTTTTCAGTGTTCAAAGGAAGTAACAAGCAAAAATACAggtaaaaacagaatattttgt encodes the following:
- the LOC119486529 gene encoding histone H4, whose protein sequence is MSGRGKGGKGLGKGGAKRHRKVLRDNIQGITKPAIRRLARRGGVKRISGLIYEETRGVLKVFLENVIRDAVTYTEHAKRKTVTAMDVVYALKRQGRTLYGFGG